A genomic stretch from Candidatus Eremiobacteraceae bacterium includes:
- the dusB gene encoding tRNA dihydrouridine synthase DusB has product MAAVRPLTIGGIEMFPPLALAPMAGVTNALFRRLFKPFGLGLTVSEFVSAQSLVRMNARTLEMIDVYAQERPTAVQLHGSDPDVMARAARFVEECGADIVDINFGCPAPKIVKGGDGAAVLRDPDLAVSICAAVRKAVLKVPVTVKMRLGWESDNFTHLDIAKRAEAVGIDAFTLHGRYGKQFYKGSADWSYIARLKEALHVPVIGNGDIASAADAMRRLRETGVDAIMVGRATLGDPWLIAEIAAAMRGEPPPPPPSVQERVDFARAHLDAMVERYGEKSGVLQMRKHLGWYLKGVRDASTLRERINHAPSADDVRAILEEARSRDLEPVGDADCEEALAG; this is encoded by the coding sequence ATGGCAGCCGTGCGTCCCCTCACGATCGGCGGAATCGAGATGTTCCCGCCGCTGGCGCTCGCGCCGATGGCGGGCGTGACCAACGCGCTGTTCCGGCGGCTGTTCAAACCGTTCGGCCTGGGCTTGACGGTGAGCGAATTCGTGTCGGCGCAGTCGCTCGTGCGCATGAACGCGCGCACGCTCGAGATGATCGACGTGTACGCGCAGGAGCGCCCGACCGCGGTCCAGCTGCACGGCAGCGATCCCGACGTCATGGCCCGCGCGGCGCGCTTCGTCGAAGAGTGCGGCGCGGACATCGTCGACATCAACTTCGGCTGTCCGGCGCCTAAGATCGTCAAAGGCGGCGACGGCGCGGCGGTTCTGCGCGATCCGGATCTGGCGGTGAGCATCTGCGCAGCGGTGCGCAAAGCGGTCCTCAAGGTGCCGGTCACGGTGAAGATGCGTTTGGGATGGGAGTCGGACAACTTCACCCATCTCGATATCGCAAAACGCGCGGAGGCCGTGGGCATCGACGCGTTCACGCTGCACGGGCGTTACGGCAAACAGTTCTATAAAGGAAGCGCCGATTGGTCCTACATCGCGCGCCTCAAGGAAGCGCTGCACGTTCCCGTCATCGGCAACGGCGATATCGCGAGCGCCGCGGATGCGATGCGCCGGCTGCGCGAGACGGGCGTCGACGCGATCATGGTGGGCCGCGCGACGCTTGGCGACCCATGGCTCATCGCCGAGATAGCGGCTGCGATGCGCGGCGAGCCGCCGCCCCCGCCGCCGAGCGTGCAAGAGCGCGTCGACTTCGCGCGCGCGCACCTCGATGCGATGGTCGAGCGCTACGGCGAGAAGTCCGGCGTGCTGCAGATGCGCAAGCACCTCGGTTGGTATCTCAAAGGCGTGCGCGACGCGTCGACGCTTCGCGAACGCATCAATCACGCGCCCTCGGCCGATGACGTGCGCGCGATCCTCGAGGAGGCGCGCTCGCGCGACCTCGAGCCCGTCGGCGACGCCGATTGCGAGGAAGCGCTCGCGGGCTGA